From the genome of Streptomyces sp. S4.7:
GCCGTCCGCAGATCCACGAGCTGCGCCGGGTGGACCTTCTTGCCTATCCGGTCGCGGCTCTTGATCACGGTGCGGGTGAAACCCTCGGTCAGCGCGGGGTCGATCCGGTCCGTGGTCACCAGCAGGTTCGCCACGGCCACCGTGGGCACCGCCGTACCGTCCTGCGCCTTCTCGTACGCGTCGGCAGGCATCACCGCGGAGCGGTAGTAGCGGGTCGCCACCGGGGCCGTGTCGTGCAGCTTGTCGACGAGGGCGTCGTCGAGGGGCACCAGCCGTATGTCGAAGCGCTCCGACAACTGCTGGACGGAGGCGGTGGGCAGCCCGCCCGACCAGAAGAACGCGTCCAGGCCGCCCGACTCCAGACGGCCCGGCATGGTGTCGATGCCCGCCGATACAGCCGTCACGTCCTTCGTGGGATGCAGCCCGGCGGCGGCCAGCAGACGGTCGGCGATCAGCCGCACCCCCGAACCCTCCTGCCCGACACCCACCCGCTTGCCCCGCAGGTCCCGCGCGGACTCGATGTCCGACTCCTTCGCCACGATCAGCTGTACGTAGTCGTCGTAGAGCCGCGCGCAGCCCCGCAGCCGGTCGGCACCCGGCCCGTTGTCCCGCTGGTACTTGGCGACCGCGTCGGCCGTGGCGATGGTGAAGTCGGCCTTCCCGGTGGCCACGCGCGAGAGGTTCTCCTGCGACCCCTCGCTGGTCAGCAGCCCTATCGACACGTTGGGCAGATCCTTGGCGAGATCCTCCTTCAGGAGGTCCCCGTAGCGCTGGTAGACCCCGCTCGTCACGCCCGTACTGAACTTGAGGGACCCGCTCGGTGTCTTCCCCCCGAGAGGCACCAGCCACCACGCCAGCAGCCCGGCCACCACCAGGGCGGCCACGCCTCCTACGAAGGCGGTGCGACGGCTCATACGGGGCGGAAGGGGGAACATGCGGTGATCCTGCCAGTTCACGCACCGTGAAGACCAGGCCTTGCCTCCACGGGCTTGGGTCCGCCGCGGCCGGCCGGCCCATCGGCGGCGTCCCGGGAGAAGCGGATGGCGCGGAACGACTGTTCCACGCCACTCGTCCGGCGGTCGGAAGGCCCCGGGACGAGAGGACTGCGCCCCGGTCCCACGTCCTTCGCAGATCCGGGGGACCGGGTTGACCAGCGCCTCAGACCTCCCCAGGCCCGGCGCTGGGCGCAGCCCAGAGCCATTACCCCCGACTCCGGCGGTCAAACCATCCGCTGCCCGACCGGCTTGATCCGGCCCGTCCCCGCCGCCTCCGTACGGACGTCAGACGCGCTCCTCCCACGCCTGACTGCGCGCGTAGTGGTTGTCGTACCTCTCCGAGGAGTCCTTGATGTCCTGCACGGTCGCCCCACCGTCGTGGACGCGGCCGAGCAGCCGGTAGTAGTCGAACCGGTCCATGCCCGGCGTGAAGCCGACCAGGACCTCCGCGGTCGCGTCCGGGGCCGGCGCGAAAGCATGCGGCGTGTGCGGCGGCACAGCGAGGAAATCGCCCTTCCCCAGGGTCAGTACCTCCTCACCCACCAGCACCTGGAGCGTGCCGTCGACGACGAAGAAGAACTCGGTGGCACGGGTGTGGAAGTGCACGGGCGCCCCCGCCGCACCCTTCTCGAAGCGGGCCGTGTTGACGGTGAGCGCGCCGCCCGTGGTGTCCGAGTCGGCGAACAGCGTGATCACGCTGCCAGGTGCGTCGGCAAGGGCCTCGGCGGCGCCGCCGCGGGTCAGAAGCGGCTGGTGGGTGCGGGGTACGGAGTTCGTCGTCCTGTTCATGAAGACGAATCTAGGGCTCATGGTGACTGCCCGAAGGGGGCATTCGGTGAATGAATCAATGGGTCAATCGACACCGTCCCCGAAGGGGCCGAGGCGGTCGAAACGCCGTGGCCGATACGCCGGTGACACAGGGGAATCGCCGGGCTCACCGTTCCACTGGCGGGCCCACCTCGGGCACCCCCTTACCCTGGACGGGTGACAAACAGCAGTGACCGGGCCGCGGCAGTGGACGAAGTGGGCGTTGACCGGACCTACGAGGTGCGCACCTACGGGTGCCAGATGAACGTCCACGACTCCGAGCGATTGTCCGGTCTGCTGGAGGACGCCGGCTATGTCCGCGCCCCCGCGGGCGCCGACGGCGACGCCGACGTCGTCGTCTTCAACACCTGCGCCGTACGCGAGAACGCCGACAACAAGCTGTACGGCAACCTCGGCCGGCTCGCCCCGATGAAGACCCGCCGCCCCGGCATGCAGATCGCGGTCGGCGGCTGCCTCGCCCAGAAGGACCGCGACACCATCGTCAAGAGGGCGCCCTGGGTCGACGTCGTCTTCGGTACGCACAACATCGGCAAACTCCCCGTACTGCTGGAGCGCGCCCGCGTACAGGAAGAGGCGCAGATCGAGATCGCCGAGTCGCTGGAGGCGTTCCCGTCCACACTGCCGACCCGCCGCGAGTCCGCCTACGCCGCGTGGGTCTCCATCTCCGTGGGCTGCAACAACACCTGCACCTTCTGCATCGTCCCGGCCCTGCGCGGCAAGGAGAAGGACCGCCGCCCCGGTGACGTACTCGCCGAGGTCGAGGCACTCGTCGCCGAAGGCGTCTCGGAGATCACGCTCCTGGGCCAGAACGTCAACGCGTACGGCTCCGACATGGGCGACCGCGAGGCCTTCTCCAAGCTCCTGCGGGCCTGCGGGCAGATCGAGGGCCTGGAGCGCGTCCGCTTCACCTCACCGCACCCGCGCGACTTCACCGACGACGTCATCTCCGCGATGGCCCAGACGCCCAACGTCATGCCGCAGTTGCACATGCCGCTCCAGTCAGGCTCGGACACCGTCCTCAGGGCGATGCGCCGCTCCTACCGGCAGGAGCGGTTCCTCGGCATCATCGACAAGGTCCGCGCGGCCATCCCGCACGCCGCCATCTCCACCGACATCATCGTGGGCTTCCCCGGCGAGACCGAGGAGGACTTCCAGCAGACGATGCACACGGTGCGCCGGGCGCGCTTCGCGAACGCCTTCACCTTCCAGTACTCCAAGCGCCCCGGAACGCCCGCGGCCGACATGGACGGGCAGATTCCCAAGGAGGTCGTGCAGGAGCGCTACCTGCGCCTCGTCGCCCTCCAGGAGGAGATCTCCTGGGACGAGAACAAGGCGCAGATCGGCCGCACCCTCGACGTCATGGTCGCCGAGGGCGAGGGCCGCAAGGACGGAGCCACCCGCCGCCTCTCCGGCCGCGCGCCGGACAACCGGCTGGTGCACTTCACCGCGCCCGACCAGGAGGTTCGTCCGGGCGACGTGGTGACCGTCGACATCACCTACGCGGCCCCGCACCATCTGCTCGCCGAGGGGCCGACGACGCGGATTCGGCGCACCCGTGCCGGAGACGCCTGGGAGAGGCGCAACGCCGCCCCGCCCGAGCCCGCGGCTGTACTGCTCGGTCTGCCGTCGATCGGCGTCCCGCCGCCGCTGCCCGCGGCGACCGGCGGCTGCTCGGCGGTGTGACGCCCGCTGCACGCTGTGACGTGCCGGTCGACGACCGGCGGGACACCGACGGGCCGAGGCCGCACATGCCCGTGACCTAGTCTGCGCAGCATGCTCGTATCCGCGGCCGTGTGCCCCTGTCCGCCCCTGCTCGTCCCCGCCGTCGCCGCCGGTGCCGCTCCGGAACTCGACACCGCGCGCGACGCGTGCGCCGACGCCCTCGGCGTGCTCGCCGCCTCCAGGCCCGACCGGCTGGTCGTCGTCGGACCGGCGGCGGGCACGACGGACCTGGTGACGTACCCACAGGGTGCGCACGGCTCCTTCCGTGGCTACGGGGTGGCCGTCGACGTCACGCTCGACGGCCGGCCGCCCAGGCCCGAGGACCGCGACGGTCGATCCGGCGCCGAACTGCCGCCCTCGCTGGCCGTCGCCGCCTGGCTGCTCGCGCACGTCTCCTGGACCGCCTCGCCGATCCAGGGACTCGCCGTCCGGGAACCTCTCGACGCCGGCCGGTGTATCAAGAGCGGCAAGGACATCACGACGGGCGAGGGGCGGGTGGCACTGCTGGTGATGGGCGACGCCAGCGCGTGCCGTTCGCTCAAGGCGCCCGGATATCTCGACGAGCGCGCCGCGGCCTTCGACGCCGAGGTCGCAGGCGCGCTCGGCTCGGCGGACGTGACGGCGCTCGCCGCGCTGGACGAGTCGCTGGCGACCGACCTGCAGGCGGCGGGACGCGCCGGCTGGCAGGTTCTCGCGGGCGCGGCGGAGGGAGCGTCTCTCGGCGGCGCGCTGCTGTACGACGACGCGCCGTACGGCGTGGGCTACCTGGTGGCGGCCTGGTCGTAGCGGGCAGAGGGGGCGGGGTGGGGAGGGGGGAGGGGTCCCAAGCCCCGCAGCTCGCTGATGTTGGCGCCTGATGCCTGATGCCTCATGCCTGACGGCGGGGGCGAAGCGCTGAAAAGGCGCTTCGCCCCCGCCGTCAGGCATCAGGACCTGCCGTCGTCGGCCCTTGTCAGCCCTCGTCGGCCGTTCGCCGGGCTCAGGAAGCCGGCGGCGGGGAGGAGGGCGGGGTTGTGGTGCCGCCGCTCTGGCCGCCGTCCTTGCCTTCCTTCTGGGAAATCCGCTCCAAGGCGTCCTTGGCCTTTCCGGTCCCGGACTCGATCTTGTCGCTGTACTTGCCCTTGGTCTTCTGGTCGACCGTCTTCGCGGCCTTGTCCAGGCCCTCGCCGATCTTCCCCCCGTGCTGCTGCGCGAGGTCGGAGACTTTGTCCTTGGCGGGGGACAGCTTGGACTTCAGTGAGTCAAGGAAGCTCATGGGTCACCTTCCCTCGGGCCCCGGTGAGGGGCGATCGGCTCTGTGCCGACTGTGCGCGG
Proteins encoded in this window:
- a CDS encoding TAXI family TRAP transporter solute-binding subunit — its product is MSRRTAFVGGVAALVVAGLLAWWLVPLGGKTPSGSLKFSTGVTSGVYQRYGDLLKEDLAKDLPNVSIGLLTSEGSQENLSRVATGKADFTIATADAVAKYQRDNGPGADRLRGCARLYDDYVQLIVAKESDIESARDLRGKRVGVGQEGSGVRLIADRLLAAAGLHPTKDVTAVSAGIDTMPGRLESGGLDAFFWSGGLPTASVQQLSERFDIRLVPLDDALVDKLHDTAPVATRYYRSAVMPADAYEKAQDGTAVPTVAVANLLVTTDRIDPALTEGFTRTVIKSRDRIGKKVHPAQLVDLRTAIYTDPLRLHEGALRYYQSVKP
- a CDS encoding cupin domain-containing protein; amino-acid sequence: MNRTTNSVPRTHQPLLTRGGAAEALADAPGSVITLFADSDTTGGALTVNTARFEKGAAGAPVHFHTRATEFFFVVDGTLQVLVGEEVLTLGKGDFLAVPPHTPHAFAPAPDATAEVLVGFTPGMDRFDYYRLLGRVHDGGATVQDIKDSSERYDNHYARSQAWEERV
- the miaB gene encoding tRNA (N6-isopentenyl adenosine(37)-C2)-methylthiotransferase MiaB; amino-acid sequence: MTNSSDRAAAVDEVGVDRTYEVRTYGCQMNVHDSERLSGLLEDAGYVRAPAGADGDADVVVFNTCAVRENADNKLYGNLGRLAPMKTRRPGMQIAVGGCLAQKDRDTIVKRAPWVDVVFGTHNIGKLPVLLERARVQEEAQIEIAESLEAFPSTLPTRRESAYAAWVSISVGCNNTCTFCIVPALRGKEKDRRPGDVLAEVEALVAEGVSEITLLGQNVNAYGSDMGDREAFSKLLRACGQIEGLERVRFTSPHPRDFTDDVISAMAQTPNVMPQLHMPLQSGSDTVLRAMRRSYRQERFLGIIDKVRAAIPHAAISTDIIVGFPGETEEDFQQTMHTVRRARFANAFTFQYSKRPGTPAADMDGQIPKEVVQERYLRLVALQEEISWDENKAQIGRTLDVMVAEGEGRKDGATRRLSGRAPDNRLVHFTAPDQEVRPGDVVTVDITYAAPHHLLAEGPTTRIRRTRAGDAWERRNAAPPEPAAVLLGLPSIGVPPPLPAATGGCSAV
- a CDS encoding class III extradiol dioxygenase subunit B-like domain-containing protein — its product is MLVSAAVCPCPPLLVPAVAAGAAPELDTARDACADALGVLAASRPDRLVVVGPAAGTTDLVTYPQGAHGSFRGYGVAVDVTLDGRPPRPEDRDGRSGAELPPSLAVAAWLLAHVSWTASPIQGLAVREPLDAGRCIKSGKDITTGEGRVALLVMGDASACRSLKAPGYLDERAAAFDAEVAGALGSADVTALAALDESLATDLQAAGRAGWQVLAGAAEGASLGGALLYDDAPYGVGYLVAAWS
- a CDS encoding antitoxin, with protein sequence MSFLDSLKSKLSPAKDKVSDLAQQHGGKIGEGLDKAAKTVDQKTKGKYSDKIESGTGKAKDALERISQKEGKDGGQSGGTTTPPSSPPPAS